The DNA region GGAACCGAATATGTAATTAATTTTGCTTAAGCACTTAACTTTTTAACGTTAGAAGAAAAAAACCGCTTACTTAATTATGTTTGGGAACAAGAGTCAAACTTCGTTTCTACTAGCACTTCAACAAACGAGGCTGACTATCGTCGCTCAATGGTTCTCTATTACTTCCCAGAATTTTCTGAATTGGTAGTCAATCGAATTAAAGCGATTCTCCCAAATGTGTTCAGAAAGCTAGGGATACCTTCTTTTAAAGTTTCCGATATTGAAAGTCAGTTAACTTCCCATAATGACGGGAATTATTTCAAAATTCATAACGATAATGGCAGCCCTGAAACTATCACTAGAGAATTAACTTATGTTTATTACTTTTATCGCGAGCCAAAACCCTTTTCTGGTGGAGAGTTACTGATTTACGACAGTAAGGTGGAAAACAATTTTTACGTACAATCAGACTCGTTTAAAACAGTTGAACCGAAAAACAACAGCATTGTGTTTTTCCTGAGCCGCTATTTACACGAAGTCTTGCCTGTGGTTTGTCCTTCTAAAGCTTTCGCAGACAGTCGATTCACCATTAATGGCTGGGTGCGTCGTCAAGTAAATAATGCGTAACGACTAAAGTCGCAGCTACACGAACAAAGACCGCCTTCGCGGTCTAATATCAAGTCCGGTTAATTGACCATTTAAAGAATTAGCCTGTCTCCGTCAGGCTACGTTTTTGTAGCTGCATCCTCCAGGGTCTAGGTAAATTCTGGTAAACGTAGAATACTCCCAGTGTATACGCGACGAAAAAACGCATACTATAAGGCTGATGTGCATTTGGAAATGCACATCAGCTTAGTTATCTTCTGGGGATGGATTAAAGCAGGAATGCTTCCAAATGCGAACCTTTTTTACCGTTGGGGTTTGATAATTTGGCAGGGTGTTTTCACGCATAAAGTAAATAGAAAAGGTATCAAGCTGCTGTGACCCTTGGTGTTGAGTATTCCAGTTGCGGCAAAGATATCGCCCATAGTAAAGACGATATTTGGAATTGTCCTTGCTCCAAATATTCATCATGTATTTGCGCCAACGCTCGTTTGGATAAGTCGCAGACACAAGACGTGGTTTTTCCCAGCTTACAGGTATGCCATTTTTAAAAACATCTATTTCGGTGCCATTTTTAAGCTGACCTGGAATGACATACCAGCCATCATCTTTAAGTGGATAGGGAGCAAACATACTCCATTTTTGGTCCAATCTCAACACAAGCGTCACCCAGTTAACCACGCTTGGCAGCTTAAAGATAGAGGGAGCAATCGTCCTGAGATTCCACAAAGAGACGCAAAGCAATAAGAGGAAGGCGATAATATCTGTTAACAACGAAGAACGCACTTCCAGAGGACGAAACTTTAAAGGAGTCGTGACTTTAGAGGCGGCGCGGCGATTGTTGGCAATGATTTCGTAGGCTTTCGTACCCACAGACAACACAGGACGCCATTCCAACAAGGGAGTCAGAGGTCGAAGTAAGGGTGATAGGTGACAGACGTAGGCGATCGCTTTAAATTTGAAATGTTTGTATCCTTCCCAATCGACCACTACCCAGGAATTGTGCGTTTTCATGTCCGCGAAAATTTCCGGGTCATCCTGAGCTAAAAGCAGTGGCGTTCCTGGCAATACTAAGAAGGTGCGGAGCAGGTATACCGTCTTTTTACAGAAACCACACTCTCCGTCATAGTAGATTTTTAGTCCCTGACGTTGCGGAGTTTGCAGGCGCTGGGAGATCCCATTCCAAAACTCGCTAGGGATGAAAACCAGCCAAGCGATCGCGCTGATAAAGGGAAAAAGACCGAGGGTTAGTCCTAGTCCAAAACCGAGATGTAACAGGATAAATGTCGCCACCGCACACAAGCGGAAAAAGCTGGTACGGATGGGGATGAACAGTAAAAATGGCCCTAATAACTCAATCCCCAGCGTGGTGTAGGTTAAAAAGACGAGCAGTGGCGGCGGAAATCCTAAGAAAAATTGACCGATGGGGGTCGCAAACTGATCGATGCTCAAGGCATAATAAACGGCGCTGCCTTCTTTCCACCAGATCGGATCGGACTTCAGCGCCCATGTAAACCAGTAGACAAAACAGATTTGTAGTGTCAAGGCGACCGTTGCACCGGACAAAATACGCTCTGGAAAAGCTTTTGAGGATGAATTAAGGGCGCTATCTACCGAATAAGATGCCCCTAACGGCAAAAACATTGCCCAAAATAGCAACAAGCGAAATTCGATGTCCCCCGCACTGAGTACCATCGGGTTTCGACTATGAAGGGAAACCAAGAGTGCCCAGGAGACGATGGTGACAAATCTTGTCCGATAACCGATTAAAAGTGCAAAGGCAATAAATCCAGCAAATAAGAATAGAAAACTTTGAAATAAAGCTTGTCCGCTGAATAAATGTACTGACCAGAACCAAGGATTTAAAAATTGTTCAATCAGTGGGGCGCGGGGAAGGATGCCAAAATCAGTGTAGTGAGCTTTGAGATCCTTAGAACGATTAATCAGATCGGTAACGACGAGCAACGCTAGACCGATGCGAAACAACGCGAGCGATCGCAAGTCTAACCCAAACACTTCCTCTAGCTTCCTCTCAAAGCCACTTTTAAATTTTTTCTCCTTGGAGAACATAGAACGTTAGCCCCTTAATTGACAATTCGGTTATAACTAAAATCCCTATAAAAGTCGCCAAAATCGCCATTCATTATCCAAATTACAGTGCCACCGATACAGAAGCACCTTGTTAGCAAAAATTAGGGTTGGAAGTTCAACTAAACTTCCAACCCCCATCGCTTACCGAAACAATGACTATTCAATCAATGAATGGTTTAGTTAGATTTCCGACGGCGCACTACTCTCAGTCCTCCAACCATTAAGGCTAGAGCTGCCACAGTGCCTGGTTCTGGTACCTTTGTTGAACCACCATTATCGCCGCCAGTGGTATCGCCGCCGGTGGTATCGCCGCCGGTGGTATCGCCGCCAGTGGTATCGCCGCCAGTGGTATCGCCGCCAGTGGTATCGCCGCCAGTGGTATCGCCGCCAGTGGTATCGCCGCCAGTGGTATCGCCGCCAGTGGTATCGCCGCCAGTGGTATCGCCGCCAGTGGTATCGCCGCCAGTGGTATCGCCGCCAGTGGTATCGCCGCCGGTGGTGCCGCCGACAATAGTACCACCTAGCAATTTGTCACTCCCAGCGCCAGCATTTACCTGCTGGAAGCGAACTGCCGCCTGAAGGGTGTTATTTTGAAATCCAGCCAGGAATTGGCTTTCAAGTGTGGCAGCAACAAGGTTTGTACCACTTAATAAAAAGCTGACAAACGTATTGCCGCCCTGAGGAAGGGCACCATTAGCATTGCCACCTTCAAAGTTACCGTTATCAGCAACACCAACGCTAAAGTCACCGACTTGATTACTAAAAGGGGTAAAATTAACGTTTTGTAACAGTGTAGGGAAGAAACTGCTGCCTATGTAGGAGTTGCTAACTACGGACAAACCTTCCAGGAGATCGAACGCAACACCTGTCAGTTTAGACTGAGTGGCTCCAGCGCCGAAAATACTTTGACCAGTAGTGTTGGTGATATCCAGCCCAAGCCGAACGTTGTTTCCTTCCTGAATAAAACTGAAGTCTACAAAAGCTGATGCGCCAGTGGCAGGGTTATTAGAAGATTGACTGGTGGAACCAAAAGATATGCCGAAGGCTTGTGCCGAGCTTGGTACTAGAAAAGAGGATGTAATAGCAATGCCAGCTGCTGCTAAAACGGAAGGTAAAAATGAAGTTACTTTCATCGATGAAATCTCCTTGGTTAAGACACAAGATTAAATTGGCGTTTGTAGATAATGCTTTTTCTTTAGCCCTGCATATTTCACGCTCAGCTAATGTACGCAATATATCAGTGGCTCCTCTAAGCCACAATAGATTCTCAGTAGTTTCTCGATATCTTTAAATAAAATGGCAACGCTCTTTATCGCTACTTCATGATTCTACTGATGAAGATTTTACTTAGTTTATTTACCTAGTTAAAACGAAGCAGTTTGTTAGCTTCTAATTTAAAGCAAGGTGTTTATACTGAGGCTTTATAATAAATTTATATAAAAATAGATTAAGTTTATAGTTTCTTAAAATTAAATATCAGGGTTTATACGTAACTTATTGATAGCTTTAAATAAATAGGCATTTTTCTTTATCGTTACTTTACAATCTATGAGGATTCCACGTAAATGATTGATGCTTTTTAAGAAGGCGATCGCTGTTTTTCACTGCGAGATTTAAAGCGTTTTCATCGCTTACGCCATCCTCAAACAGATAGAACACCGCAGACTCGTTTGAGTTCCCACTCATGTTGTGTATTTAAGCCCAGATGATTCTTGCGTAGCCAGTTCTGGCTACTTACAATCGGTTGCCGAGGCAGTTTCTAATACGGTTCACGAAGAAGCTAAAAATTCAAAGCAAAGGTAGGTTGAATTAAGGAGCCATGCTAACAAATGCTTCTGTGTGTTGGGTTTCGTTCCTCAACCCAACCTACAACTACACGAAGATGGCGCGATCGCTCACACCGATCCGGGTGCTAAAACGATCCCTCAGCCTGCTACAGAGGGTGCCGTCTTGATTCAGCGGCATTGTAGGGAAAACCATTGTGTAAAAGTAGCATTCCACACTAATTGATTAGCGATTTACCGCTTAATATTGATTCGCAGAGATTTCTACAACAAATGCTGTAAGAGTGCTGGGCACGCGATCGCGCGTCGCAGCCTTGCACTCTACTTCCTTACTCCTTGGCACCATTTACAGGCTTTTAAGCGTTAATCTACAGCTCCAGATGCTTTGAGCGATCGCGCGATTTCCCGGTTTCGATTCATTTGGGCGATCGCCAAAGCCGTGTAGCCACCCCGGTTCTTCAAATTCACATCCGCACCAGCTTTCAGCAATACCTGCACGGCATTCGCATGACCCCGCTGGACCGCCCACATTAAAGCAGTCGCACCAGCATCATCCTGAAGATTGATATCCGCTCCCAACGAGAGTAGCCCTTGCATCACCCCCGCGTGCCCCTGCTCAGCTGCCTTGATTAGCGCACATTTCCCGTCGTTGGTTCGTGTATTGGGCTTAGACCCACCCTCCAGCAGCACTTTCACCGTGTCAGCGTGCCCCTGCAATGCTGCCACAGTTAACGCTGTCTCACCCAGATTCCCCGCGTTAGAATTCGCGCCCTTTCTTAACAGAGCTTCCACAATCGCCGTCTGACCATGCAATGCTGCCACCATCAAAGCGGTATCGCCCAGCTTATTTCGCGACTGGACATCCACCCCTCGGTTGAGGAGAATTTCTACAACATCAGCATGACCTTCGACAACGGCAAAGTTTAAAGCCGTCTCATCATCTTTATCTTTGGCATTGATATCCGCGCCGCGATCGAGTAGCGCCGTCACAATATCCGTGTTAGCGATCGCTGCCGCAGCCATCAGCGCCGTTGAGCCATCCGAGTTTTGAGCATTCACATCGGCACCGCCCTCCAGCAATGCTCTCACTACCTCCGGATGAACTCGATCGATTGCGAGAGTTAAAGGGGTTTCACCTTCTTTGTCTTTCGCATTCACATCAGCGCCATTCGCTAACAACCGCTGAATCACTTCTAAACGACCAAACTCAGCAGCTTGTATCAGGGGGCTTCTGCCGTCCTTGGTTTCGGCATTCGCATCTGCCCCTGCGTCTAACAAAACCTGCACTGTGTCAGCGTGTCCGAGTCCAGCAGCAAGAAATAAGGGAGAGACGCCATCATTCTCTCTCCTCCCATTCACCTCAGCACCGGCATCTAACAAGGCTTGCACCACCCTAGTTTTGCCCTCCTGCGCCGCCAACATCAAAGCCGTATCCTCAACGTTGTCTTTGACATTGACTTGGGCACCCGCATCCAGCAAGATTTGCACCACGTCAGCATGACCTTTCAGCGCCGCCACCATCAGCGCTGTGCTGCCATCCTCGTTGGCGGCATTCACATCAGCTCCTTTGGCGGCTAACATTTTAACCACGTCAATCTGATTCGCTGCCGCCGCTATCATCAAAGCCGTCAGACGATATCGTTGTCTAAGTTGATTGACGTTTGCACCAGCGTCCAGTAGAAGTCTGACAATCTCGGTGTAGCTGTTCTGGGCGGCAAACATCAAAGCAGTGGTGCCCTCCCGATCTGTCGCACTGACATCAGCGCCAGCGGCGATTAGCGCTTTTATCCGCTGAATTTCTCCCCGCTTCGCCGCCCTAATTAAGTCTTGATTTGCACTCACCGCTGTTGCCCGATCCCCTCCGCAGCATTGCCAACTTCACCTCAAATTATACTTTTGAGAGGAGGGTGTCGCTTAACCCCCAAGCTTGGAGAGGACAAAGGTAACGAGGAAGCCAACAACGGTGATTAGTCCAGCAAAATCATGGCCTTGCTCGAAAGCTTCTGGAATCATGGTGTCTGATATGATTGCCAGAATTGCGCCTGCTGCCACGGCGGTAGTTGCGGCGATAATTTTTTCCGAGGCGTGACTGAAAATCGTATTGCCCAGAAGTGCCGCGATACCGGAAAGAATCCCGATCGCTGCCCACACGCCGAAGATATAGCGAGCTGAACGACCTGCTTTCTTCATGCCAGAGGCACTGGAGAGTCCTTCGGGAATATTTGAGAGGAAAACGGCTGCTACCGCCACCCAGCTGACAGCACCTCCGTGGATCGTGCTAACGCCAATTACAATTGATTCTGGAATGCCATCAAGCAAGGCTCCCACTGCGATCGCTAAACCGCTCCCACTCGCCTCCTATAAGAGATTTTTGTTGGTTGCCAGAGCGCTTGCGATGCTTGGCACGCTGATAATTCAGATACCAGTTTGCTCGTGTGTAGACAGCAGCACCGCTTAAGAAACCAATTGCTGTTGAATCGAAGCCACCCCGCTGATAAGCCTCATCCATTAGCTCAAAAGATAGCGTCGAAATTAGCACCCCGGCACCGAAAGCGATCACGGCTGCGATCGCTCGCGGGGAAATTCGCACAAAATATCCCAACCCGGCTCCGGATAGCAACGCCGATCCACCCACCAATCCCCAGAAACCTGCCTGTAACCAGACTGGTAACATCAGCTGCCTTCCTTCAGAAATTCCTGCCCTGCAATGTTTAGCAGATTTTCGACTACTCAATCATCTGAGGTTATGGCGCGGTAATGACGACTACCCAAAGGTAGACAGCCATTATGATAAGTTTTATAAAGTTCCTTAATGAGCCGAATCTTATGAGCTTGGAAATCCCCGTATCGATTAAACCCTGGCTTAATTTTATTCA from Coleofasciculus sp. FACHB-T130 includes:
- a CDS encoding HTTM domain-containing protein, whose translation is MFSKEKKFKSGFERKLEEVFGLDLRSLALFRIGLALLVVTDLINRSKDLKAHYTDFGILPRAPLIEQFLNPWFWSVHLFSGQALFQSFLFLFAGFIAFALLIGYRTRFVTIVSWALLVSLHSRNPMVLSAGDIEFRLLLFWAMFLPLGASYSVDSALNSSSKAFPERILSGATVALTLQICFVYWFTWALKSDPIWWKEGSAVYYALSIDQFATPIGQFFLGFPPPLLVFLTYTTLGIELLGPFLLFIPIRTSFFRLCAVATFILLHLGFGLGLTLGLFPFISAIAWLVFIPSEFWNGISQRLQTPQRQGLKIYYDGECGFCKKTVYLLRTFLVLPGTPLLLAQDDPEIFADMKTHNSWVVVDWEGYKHFKFKAIAYVCHLSPLLRPLTPLLEWRPVLSVGTKAYEIIANNRRAASKVTTPLKFRPLEVRSSLLTDIIAFLLLLCVSLWNLRTIAPSIFKLPSVVNWVTLVLRLDQKWSMFAPYPLKDDGWYVIPGQLKNGTEIDVFKNGIPVSWEKPRLVSATYPNERWRKYMMNIWSKDNSKYRLYYGRYLCRNWNTQHQGSQQLDTFSIYFMRENTLPNYQTPTVKKVRIWKHSCFNPSPEDN
- a CDS encoding PEP-CTERM sorting domain-containing protein; this encodes MKVTSFLPSVLAAAGIAITSSFLVPSSAQAFGISFGSTSQSSNNPATGASAFVDFSFIQEGNNVRLGLDITNTTGQSIFGAGATQSKLTGVAFDLLEGLSVVSNSYIGSSFFPTLLQNVNFTPFSNQVGDFSVGVADNGNFEGGNANGALPQGGNTFVSFLLSGTNLVAATLESQFLAGFQNNTLQAAVRFQQVNAGAGSDKLLGGTIVGGTTGGDTTGGDTTGGDTTGGDTTGGDTTGGDTTGGDTTGGDTTGGDTTGGDTTGGDTTGGDTTGGDTTGGDTTGGDNGGSTKVPEPGTVAALALMVGGLRVVRRRKSN
- a CDS encoding ankyrin repeat domain-containing protein, producing MSANQDLIRAAKRGEIQRIKALIAAGADVSATDREGTTALMFAAQNSYTEIVRLLLDAGANVNQLRQRYRLTALMIAAAANQIDVVKMLAAKGADVNAANEDGSTALMVAALKGHADVVQILLDAGAQVNVKDNVEDTALMLAAQEGKTRVVQALLDAGAEVNGRRENDGVSPLFLAAGLGHADTVQVLLDAGADANAETKDGRSPLIQAAEFGRLEVIQRLLANGADVNAKDKEGETPLTLAIDRVHPEVVRALLEGGADVNAQNSDGSTALMAAAAIANTDIVTALLDRGADINAKDKDDETALNFAVVEGHADVVEILLNRGVDVQSRNKLGDTALMVAALHGQTAIVEALLRKGANSNAGNLGETALTVAALQGHADTVKVLLEGGSKPNTRTNDGKCALIKAAEQGHAGVMQGLLSLGADINLQDDAGATALMWAVQRGHANAVQVLLKAGADVNLKNRGGYTALAIAQMNRNREIARSLKASGAVD